A genomic segment from Bryobacteraceae bacterium encodes:
- a CDS encoding tetratricopeptide repeat protein: protein MTHPRTLIALAALAALATFAACTRDPQQAKKKFLESGQTYAKKADYKSAIVEYQNALQYDRKNVDVLHNLAEAYLANRQPREAYAALMQAVAADPNRLDVRLNLGRLYLAAADFTKAEEQASLIVQSQPENIGAQEVLGASLAGQNQNEKALEVFAKVAELAPNQASSFVNLGVAQSASGNRAEAETTFDKALKLDPRNVPTYLALAGHHRRAGGLANAEQVLQQGLDANPDAVNLYLAQADVLATQSKPQAVDALLEKLRARSRKADTALAIGDFFAARNQRDRAIAEYRRGIDIAPELQLKARLVEQYLATGQFQEADKWNNEIRRERPKDVQAGIARGRILLAQGKRDEATTELRQQVSQARDSAQAHHYLALAYVRNLQSSQAKTEFQEAIRLDPRYLPTRLALAELHLNLGEFAPASEIANGTVEMAPNNPAARSLLASVLLRQRNFQGAREQLLQARSLAPQDPAILVMLGVSHAGERNYAEAERELEAALKVNPRYAPALAELAALWTATGQAAKAIARLQQHTAANADDADAFLMLGTLSRQAKDYPGAETALTRAAELAPKNVQIRLQLGGLYQDQGRADAALEQYERALEIEPRSSGLHALIGTARLRKGDVDIARKHFEQGLAIDPNSAVIANNLAVANALDRGNLDAAMALAQKAREISPDLVNAADTLGWIQYKKGLYASAVRLLEEAVSKAPESGTYKYHLGMALIAAGQREKARPHLEAAVRLKLDPDDANQARDALAKLR, encoded by the coding sequence ATGACGCACCCGCGTACGCTGATCGCCCTCGCCGCCCTCGCCGCCCTCGCCACCTTCGCCGCCTGCACCCGCGACCCGCAGCAGGCCAAGAAGAAGTTCCTGGAGAGCGGCCAGACCTACGCCAAGAAGGCAGACTACAAATCCGCCATCGTCGAATACCAAAACGCCCTCCAGTACGACCGTAAGAACGTCGACGTCCTCCACAACCTCGCCGAAGCCTACCTCGCCAACCGCCAACCCCGCGAAGCCTACGCCGCCCTCATGCAGGCCGTCGCCGCCGACCCCAATCGCCTCGACGTCCGCCTCAACCTCGGCCGCCTCTACCTCGCCGCCGCCGACTTTACGAAAGCCGAAGAGCAGGCCTCTCTCATCGTCCAAAGTCAGCCAGAGAACATAGGCGCCCAGGAGGTGCTCGGCGCGTCGCTCGCGGGCCAGAACCAGAACGAAAAGGCGCTCGAAGTCTTCGCGAAGGTGGCTGAACTGGCGCCCAACCAAGCTTCATCCTTCGTGAACCTCGGAGTCGCCCAGAGCGCCTCAGGCAATCGTGCTGAGGCCGAGACGACTTTCGACAAAGCGCTCAAGCTAGACCCACGCAACGTCCCCACCTACCTCGCCCTCGCCGGTCATCATCGCCGCGCGGGAGGACTCGCCAACGCCGAGCAGGTCCTTCAGCAGGGGCTCGATGCCAATCCCGACGCCGTCAACCTCTACCTTGCCCAGGCCGATGTGCTCGCCACCCAATCCAAGCCCCAGGCTGTCGACGCGCTCCTCGAGAAACTACGTGCACGCAGCCGCAAGGCCGATACGGCTCTCGCCATCGGCGACTTCTTCGCTGCCCGCAACCAGCGCGACCGCGCGATCGCCGAGTACCGTCGAGGAATCGATATCGCGCCCGAGCTCCAACTCAAGGCACGCCTCGTGGAGCAGTATCTCGCCACGGGTCAATTTCAGGAAGCCGACAAGTGGAACAACGAGATCCGCCGTGAACGCCCGAAGGATGTGCAGGCCGGTATCGCCCGCGGCCGCATTCTACTCGCTCAGGGCAAGCGTGACGAAGCCACAACCGAACTGCGTCAGCAGGTCAGCCAGGCGCGGGACTCCGCACAGGCTCACCACTACCTCGCACTCGCCTACGTTCGAAACCTCCAGAGTTCGCAGGCGAAGACCGAGTTCCAGGAAGCCATACGGCTGGACCCGCGCTATCTGCCTACGCGCTTGGCGTTGGCTGAGCTCCATCTGAATTTGGGCGAGTTCGCCCCGGCGAGCGAGATAGCCAACGGCACCGTTGAGATGGCGCCGAACAACCCGGCGGCGCGATCCCTCTTGGCATCGGTGCTGCTCCGCCAACGCAATTTCCAGGGTGCGCGCGAACAGCTTCTCCAGGCACGGAGCTTGGCGCCGCAGGACCCAGCGATCCTGGTGATGCTCGGCGTCAGCCACGCTGGTGAGCGAAACTACGCCGAGGCGGAGCGGGAACTCGAAGCCGCACTGAAAGTGAATCCGCGCTATGCGCCCGCGCTCGCGGAACTGGCCGCTCTCTGGACGGCGACCGGCCAGGCGGCGAAGGCCATCGCCCGGCTGCAGCAGCACACGGCGGCGAATGCCGACGACGCCGATGCCTTCCTGATGCTCGGGACGCTCAGCCGCCAAGCCAAGGACTACCCGGGCGCCGAAACGGCGCTCACCCGCGCCGCCGAACTCGCTCCGAAGAACGTTCAGATCCGCCTTCAACTTGGCGGTCTCTACCAGGACCAAGGTCGTGCGGACGCTGCCCTGGAGCAATATGAGCGAGCCCTCGAGATCGAGCCCCGATCTTCGGGTCTTCACGCCCTGATTGGAACCGCCCGGCTCCGCAAGGGTGACGTCGACATCGCCCGGAAGCATTTCGAACAGGGCTTAGCCATCGACCCCAACTCGGCTGTCATCGCCAACAATCTGGCCGTGGCGAACGCGCTCGACCGTGGGAACCTGGATGCCGCAATGGCGCTCGCCCAGAAGGCGCGCGAGATCTCCCCGGACCTCGTCAACGCCGCCGACACGCTTGGCTGGATCCAGTACAAGAAGGGGCTCTATGCCAGCGCCGTCCGGCTCCTGGAGGAAGCCGTCAGCAAGGCCCCGGAGTCCGGAACCTACAAGTACCATCTGGGAATGGCGCTCATCGCCGCGGGGCAAAGGGAGAAGGCGCGGCCCCATCTCGAAGCAGCAGTCCGTCTCAAGCTCGACCCAGACGACGCTAACCAAGCCCGTGATGCCCTCGCCAAACTCCGATGA
- a CDS encoding glycosyltransferase, producing MITNSYYSVRPFLPRWLQIKGRRFRVARTPSTDAWPVWENCGARPVLFQGWPEHKRFAVVLTHDVESSFGVSRCERLAEMEEHRGLRSCFGFVPRRYDTPEGLRRRLASSGFEITVHGLYHDGKEFRSRRHFEERRPQIISFLSRWESRGFASPSSLHNLAWISELDIDYDISTFDVDPFEPQSCQLGRIFPFWVQRRDGREGFVELPYTLPQDFTLFVLLQEKTDALWRTKLDWIAEKGGMALIKTHPDYMAFDPSEKRIDTYPVELYTDFLDYLQERYRDQFWLAQPSEVARFWRSLPPVDPVDNILPYRDTFCKLCKQAHKDGYLTNYRPADGEAVRRAASRPRKRACMVAYTFYEADNRVRRYAEALVKRGEHVDAIALRREGEPAYDVIRGVHVHRIQERRIDETGPLSYLRKLVAFLFRSAWFLTRRHMRDAYDLIHVHSVPDFEVFAALIPRVMGARVILDIHDIVPEFYASKFNVGEHSLFFRLLVLVENLSAAFADHVIIANHLWYRKLTHRSVPPEKCTPLTNYPDTSIFHPKPSSGEPKHEFVMSYPGTLMRHQGVDLAVLALAKLRDAAPNLRFLIVGDGAGRESIRALIREQHLEDRVTLKGLVPTEKVAEILADVDLGVVPKRKDSFGNEAFSTKIPEFMAMGIPVVASRTRIDEYYFNEDIIQFFESGNVDDLAAKILDLMTNSDRRASQVSRAKEFVGQNNWDARKQEYLDLVDRLVNPVVSSETETVFNRTGTR from the coding sequence ATGATCACAAACTCCTACTACAGCGTAAGGCCCTTTCTGCCACGATGGCTCCAGATCAAGGGCCGTCGTTTCCGGGTCGCGCGAACGCCCTCCACCGACGCCTGGCCGGTGTGGGAGAACTGCGGCGCGCGACCAGTCCTCTTCCAAGGATGGCCCGAACACAAACGCTTCGCCGTGGTATTGACCCATGATGTCGAATCGAGTTTTGGCGTTTCACGATGCGAGCGACTGGCCGAGATGGAAGAGCATAGGGGCCTTCGGTCTTGTTTTGGCTTCGTGCCACGTCGGTACGATACGCCGGAAGGACTTCGTAGACGGCTGGCGTCAAGTGGCTTCGAGATTACCGTTCACGGCTTGTATCACGACGGTAAGGAGTTCCGGAGCCGTCGACACTTCGAAGAGCGTCGCCCGCAAATCATTAGCTTCCTGAGCAGATGGGAAAGTCGTGGCTTCGCGTCTCCGTCCTCGTTGCACAATCTCGCCTGGATCAGTGAACTCGACATCGACTACGACATCTCCACGTTCGACGTCGATCCGTTCGAGCCCCAAAGCTGCCAATTGGGCCGCATCTTTCCATTCTGGGTTCAAAGACGTGACGGACGTGAAGGCTTCGTAGAGCTCCCTTACACCCTGCCCCAGGACTTCACGTTGTTCGTGCTGCTTCAGGAGAAGACCGACGCGCTCTGGCGGACCAAGCTGGATTGGATAGCCGAGAAGGGCGGAATGGCGCTGATCAAGACCCACCCCGACTACATGGCCTTCGATCCCAGCGAAAAGCGCATAGACACCTACCCGGTAGAACTGTACACGGATTTCCTGGACTACCTCCAGGAGCGGTATCGGGATCAGTTCTGGCTGGCCCAACCGTCGGAGGTTGCCCGCTTCTGGCGGAGTCTTCCGCCGGTCGACCCAGTCGACAACATCCTGCCCTATCGCGACACCTTCTGCAAGCTATGCAAGCAGGCCCACAAAGACGGCTACCTCACCAACTACCGTCCCGCTGATGGTGAGGCGGTGCGCCGGGCCGCCAGCCGCCCGCGCAAACGGGCCTGCATGGTTGCATACACGTTTTATGAAGCCGACAACCGCGTCCGCCGCTACGCCGAAGCGTTGGTCAAGCGCGGCGAGCATGTGGACGCGATTGCGTTGCGCAGGGAAGGCGAGCCCGCATACGACGTGATACGTGGCGTCCACGTCCATCGAATCCAAGAGCGTCGAATTGACGAAACGGGCCCACTCAGCTACCTCAGGAAGCTGGTTGCTTTCCTGTTTCGATCAGCTTGGTTTCTGACACGTCGTCACATGCGGGACGCGTACGATCTCATACATGTGCACTCCGTGCCCGACTTCGAGGTCTTCGCAGCGCTCATTCCCCGCGTGATGGGTGCCCGCGTCATCCTGGACATTCATGACATCGTCCCGGAGTTCTACGCCAGTAAGTTCAATGTGGGTGAGCACTCCCTGTTCTTCCGGCTCCTCGTTCTGGTTGAGAACCTCTCGGCGGCCTTCGCTGACCACGTCATCATTGCCAATCACCTGTGGTACCGAAAGCTCACGCATCGATCAGTCCCACCAGAGAAGTGCACTCCGCTGACCAACTACCCGGATACCTCCATATTCCACCCCAAGCCATCCAGCGGCGAGCCCAAACACGAGTTCGTCATGTCCTATCCGGGGACCCTAATGCGACACCAGGGGGTGGACTTGGCTGTCCTCGCGCTTGCGAAGCTTCGCGATGCCGCCCCCAACCTCAGATTCCTCATTGTTGGCGACGGCGCGGGCCGCGAGTCCATAAGGGCCTTGATCCGAGAACAGCATCTGGAGGACCGCGTTACCCTGAAGGGCCTTGTTCCCACCGAGAAAGTAGCGGAGATCCTCGCTGATGTCGACCTCGGAGTCGTCCCCAAGCGAAAAGACTCCTTCGGCAATGAGGCCTTCAGCACGAAGATCCCCGAATTTATGGCGATGGGAATCCCCGTCGTAGCCTCCCGGACGCGAATCGACGAGTATTACTTCAATGAAGACATCATCCAGTTCTTCGAGTCGGGGAACGTTGATGACTTGGCCGCCAAGATCTTGGATCTCATGACAAACTCGGACCGGCGTGCCTCCCAGGTTTCCCGCGCCAAGGAATTCGTTGGACAGAACAACTGGGACGCGCGGAAGCAGGAGTATCTAGATCTGGTGGACAGACTCGTGAATCCCGTGGTGTCGTCCGAAACCGAGACCGTGTTCAACCGGACTGGAACCCGCTGA
- a CDS encoding exosortase/archaeosortase family protein → MPSESKTSQLTELVALSPAHGTASKATPHHHIYFAALVVASLVAAWPAIARLVNLALADDRYSHTALIPLMAAALAYLDKPNWLPHARLAPAYGLGLVLPGLVLHFTAPTWTIPTTTLSAQVTGIVLTWLGAFLLCYGPAALKAAAFPAGFLFLTIPLPEPVVDQISYALQAASAEISHLLFQILGVPVFRQGHVFTLPGLVIEVAEQCSGIRSTTALIISSMLVGYVFLRSAWRRLALVLATAFVAVLKNAIRIVFLSAMSVYVDESFLTGFLHHHYGGTVFSLLGLALLAPIFLVLRKNDKLVGS, encoded by the coding sequence ATGCCATCTGAATCCAAAACCAGCCAACTAACGGAACTGGTAGCCCTTTCGCCGGCCCACGGAACTGCGTCGAAAGCCACGCCACACCACCACATCTATTTCGCCGCCCTGGTAGTCGCCTCCCTGGTCGCCGCCTGGCCCGCTATCGCCCGCCTAGTCAACTTGGCGCTCGCCGACGACCGCTACTCCCACACCGCGCTCATCCCCCTGATGGCCGCCGCTCTGGCATACCTCGACAAGCCGAACTGGCTCCCCCACGCCCGCCTAGCCCCAGCCTACGGACTCGGCCTCGTCCTGCCAGGACTGGTCCTCCACTTCACCGCCCCGACCTGGACCATCCCTACAACCACCCTCTCCGCGCAAGTCACCGGAATCGTCCTGACGTGGCTCGGAGCCTTCCTCCTCTGCTACGGCCCGGCGGCGCTCAAAGCCGCCGCCTTCCCCGCGGGATTCCTGTTCCTCACAATCCCCCTCCCGGAGCCCGTCGTCGACCAGATCTCCTACGCGCTACAAGCCGCCTCAGCTGAAATCTCGCACCTGCTCTTTCAGATCCTCGGAGTCCCGGTCTTCCGTCAAGGTCACGTCTTCACCCTCCCCGGCCTGGTCATCGAAGTCGCGGAACAATGCAGCGGCATCCGCTCTACGACAGCGCTGATCATCAGCAGCATGCTCGTCGGCTACGTCTTCCTCCGCTCCGCCTGGCGACGGCTAGCCCTGGTTCTGGCGACAGCATTCGTCGCGGTCCTCAAGAACGCGATCCGAATCGTCTTCCTCTCCGCCATGTCCGTCTACGTCGACGAAAGCTTTCTGACGGGCTTTCTGCATCACCACTACGGCGGCACGGTCTTCTCGCTCCTCGGACTCGCGCTGCTGGCTCCCATATTTCTCGTCCTCCGCAAGAATGACAAGTTAGTAGGTTCCTGA